Proteins from a genomic interval of Crassostrea angulata isolate pt1a10 chromosome 7, ASM2561291v2, whole genome shotgun sequence:
- the LOC128191450 gene encoding F-box/LRR-repeat protein 4-like isoform X2, giving the protein MKYHAQYLIYVWIFLSFQGIQASIHLWASEVTKFSTQYNTGTYSAKQILGRPNVYPRYGDIGGTWTQAASERDRVHFIEVKFPKKIFITKVNIYETFHAGAVVKISAKDGQNQWVDIFNATHAQVIRESRKFSPQIKAKCLRIGGYLANIETLEEAMLIKYKLTKMKTGISFFVGGRNINRRKPGGDWRWIKHGSMTKIKYFAFGKCEPDGKEQSPQDCMLFHAGDGYTFHDSECG; this is encoded by the exons ATGAAGTACCACgcacaatatttaatatatgtcTGGATTTTCTTGTCTTTTCAAG GGATCCAAGCAAGCATACATCTTTGGGCCTCCGAAGTCACGAAGTTTTCCACCCAGTACAACACCGGAac TTACTCTGCAAAGCAAATTTTGGGAAGACCTAACGTCTATCCTCGGTATGGTGACATTGGTGGTACTTGGACACAGGCGGCTAGCGAACGTGACAGGGTCCATTTTATAGAG GTAAAATTTCCTAAGAAAATCTTCATAACTAAAGTGAACATCTACGAAACGTTCCACGCTGGGGCAGTGGTGAAAATATCGGCTAAAGACGGACAGAATCAGTGGGTGGATATATTCAATGCCACTCATGCTCAAGTCATACGAGAATCAAGGAAGTTTTCTCCACAAATAAAA GCTAAATGTCTTCGAATTGGTGGATATCTGGCTAATATTGAAACGCTCGAAGAAGCCATGCTGATAAAGTATAAATTAACGAAAATGAAGACAG GAATCTCCTTCTTTGTCGGTGGAAGGAACATAAACAGAAGAAAACCAGGTGGGGATTGGAGGTGGATTAAACACGGatctatgacaaaaataaagtattttgctTTTGGTAAATGCGAACCGGACGGAAAAGAACAGTCTCCCCAGGACTGTATGTTGTTTCATGCAGGAGACGGGTACACATTTCACGACAGCGAGTGTGGATAA
- the LOC128191450 gene encoding F-box/LRR-repeat protein 4-like isoform X1 — protein MKYHAQYLIYVWIFLSFQGIQASIHLWASEVTKFSTQYNTGTYSAKQILGRPNVYPRYGDIGGTWTQAASERDRVHFIEVKFPKKIFITKVNIYETFHAGAVVKISAKDGQNQWVDIFNATHAQVIRESRKFSPQIKRIMFPVDELRIDVDCSASKHYVEIDAIEIVGDMCPSPFFQYGNSCYLIKKDTVSGDEVFAKCLRIGGYLANIETLEEAMLIKYKLTKMKTGISFFVGGRNINRRKPGGDWRWIKHGSMTKIKYFAFGKCEPDGKEQSPQDCMLFHAGDGYTFHDSECG, from the exons ATGAAGTACCACgcacaatatttaatatatgtcTGGATTTTCTTGTCTTTTCAAG GGATCCAAGCAAGCATACATCTTTGGGCCTCCGAAGTCACGAAGTTTTCCACCCAGTACAACACCGGAac TTACTCTGCAAAGCAAATTTTGGGAAGACCTAACGTCTATCCTCGGTATGGTGACATTGGTGGTACTTGGACACAGGCGGCTAGCGAACGTGACAGGGTCCATTTTATAGAG GTAAAATTTCCTAAGAAAATCTTCATAACTAAAGTGAACATCTACGAAACGTTCCACGCTGGGGCAGTGGTGAAAATATCGGCTAAAGACGGACAGAATCAGTGGGTGGATATATTCAATGCCACTCATGCTCAAGTCATACGAGAATCAAGGAAGTTTTCTCCACAAATAAAA AGGATTATGTTCCCTGTAGACGAGTTGAGAATCGACGTGGATTGTTCGGCGTCTAAACATTACGTTGAAATCGATGCCATTGAGATAGTTGGgg ATATGTGCCCTTCACCTTTTTTCCAATACGGGAATTCTTGTTACTTGATTAAGAAAGACACGGTGTCCGGAGATGAGGTATTT GCTAAATGTCTTCGAATTGGTGGATATCTGGCTAATATTGAAACGCTCGAAGAAGCCATGCTGATAAAGTATAAATTAACGAAAATGAAGACAG GAATCTCCTTCTTTGTCGGTGGAAGGAACATAAACAGAAGAAAACCAGGTGGGGATTGGAGGTGGATTAAACACGGatctatgacaaaaataaagtattttgctTTTGGTAAATGCGAACCGGACGGAAAAGAACAGTCTCCCCAGGACTGTATGTTGTTTCATGCAGGAGACGGGTACACATTTCACGACAGCGAGTGTGGATAA